Below is a genomic region from Effusibacillus pohliae DSM 22757.
TTCACTGCGGGCCTCGGCATGCTGGCTGCTTCGGTGCCGATCCGTTCGATCGTCAAGCAGGAGCCGTACCTGGCGATCCGGGAGGGCGAGTGATGATCCGGCTCGAAAACATTTGCAAAAGGTATCGAACAGAGCAGGGAAATGTGACTGCATTGGAGAATATTAACCTTTCGGTTGAGCGCGGCGAGTTTCTGACCATCATGGGGCCGTCCGGTTCCGGCAAGTCCACTTTGCTGTCGCTGATCGGGTTGCTGAGCTGCCCGACCTGCGGCCGCCTGTTTGTCGACGGGCGGGAAGCCAGCCGTTTGTCGGATCGGGAGAAGACCGATTTTCGCGGGCGCAAATTCGGCTTTGTGTTCCAGTTCCCGAGTCTGGTGTCGACGCTCACCGCGCGGGAAAATGTGTTGCTGCCCAAACTGTTCGCCGGCAAAATCAAACCGGCCGATTGGCGGCGGGCGGATGCGCTGCTGGAGCAGGTGGGGCTGGCGGAAAAAATGCACAGACGCTCCCATGAATTGTCCGGCGGCGAGCAGCGGCGGGTGGCGTTGGCGAGGGCGCTGATCAATGATCCGGATGTCGTCCTGGCGGACGAGCCGACCGGGGGATTGGATGCGGAGACGGGGCAGCGGATGATGGAGATGTTGCGCGACATCCGGCAATTGGGAAAAACGGTCCTGGTTGTCACCCACGATCGCGAACTGGCGATGTACGGGGATCGGGTGATTCGCTTGCGGAAGGGAAGGATGGACGATGGCAACGGGACATTCAACGGCGAAACAGGTGAAGTGGCCGATTGAGTGGAAGCTGGTACTGACGAACGGAGCTGTGCTGGGAGGATTGGCGGGACTGCTCTCGCTGTTCGGAAAAGAGTGGTACAACTGGGTGGTGCCGGGGGGCATGATGATCGCCAGTTGGTGGACGGTCAACCGGGCTGCCGGCAGGCGGTTCTGGTCCGGCTTTGCCGCTTCGCTGTTGGCGGGGCTGCTGGCGTGGGTGATCTACCTTGCCGTGAATTATGCAAATTTGACGGCGCACGGTTCGTTTCTCCTGGCGGTCCAGTTGTCGGCGGCGTTTCTGCTGCCGTTGATCCTGATCATCGGCGTTTGCGGTTCCTGGCTGTTCAGCCGCACGCGGGAACGGGTATTGGCCGCACAGAAGCGGATGGAAGAGGAAAAGGCAAAACGGAAACAGATGAACTGCTACCGCGCGAAGAAGCATAGGAAGAAAAAATAGCGGCACACGGGAGATCGGTGTACGGGAGCGGTGCACGAACCACGATTGGCCCATTTTTGATTGTGTACAATCGTGGTTTTGACAGATTCCGGTTTTGGCGTATACTAGAATATGAAAGAATCTGTCGAACAACGTTGATGGGAAAGAGTAGAGCGTTTGAACTCCCCAGAGAGGGAAACCAGCGACGGAAAACAGGCGTTGCGATGCGAAACAGGCGTTGCAAAATGCGGCACCCGTCTGCGGCTGGAAGGTTTCCCGGCAGCTTCACGCTTGAATGTCGTCCCGGAGTTGCCCGGCTGAACGGCCAACGGTGATGCATCGCTGCTGCTTGGGGTGCGATCGACCGTTCCCAGTAGGCAGGGCCGGTGAATCCGTTATCTTCTTTGAGTGTGCACGCCTTCCGCCTGCCGTGTGGAAAAAGCGTGCAAAGCAAGGTGGTACCGCGGAAGCAAGCCTTTCGTCCTGCGTCGGATGGAAGGTTTTTTTTATTTGTTGGAGGAGGGAGTCAGGATGTCAACCGAACAGGCACATGAGCAAAAACAGATTCCGACCGTCTATGATCCGCAGGCAACGGAACAGCGGCTTTATGACTGGTGGGTGGAGAACGAATTTTTCAAGGCGACGGGCGATCCGGACAAACAACCCTATTGCATTGTGATTCCGCCGCCGAACGTGACCGGTATGCTGCACATGGGACATGCCCTGGACTGCACTCTGCAAGACGTGTTGATCCGGTACAAGCGGATGCAGGGGTATGATGCGCTGTGGCTTCCGGGCATGGACCATGCCGGGATTGCGACGCAGGCACGGGTCGAAGCGACGCTGCGGGAAGAGGGGCTCACCCGTTACGATCTGGGGCGTGAAAAATTCCTCGAGAAAGTCTGGGAGTGGAAGGAGCATTACGCGTCTGTCATCCGATCGCAGTGGCGGCGGATGGGATTTTCGCTCGACTATTCGCGCGAGCGGTTCACGATGGACGAGGGATTGTCGC
It encodes:
- a CDS encoding ABC transporter ATP-binding protein is translated as MIRLENICKRYRTEQGNVTALENINLSVERGEFLTIMGPSGSGKSTLLSLIGLLSCPTCGRLFVDGREASRLSDREKTDFRGRKFGFVFQFPSLVSTLTARENVLLPKLFAGKIKPADWRRADALLEQVGLAEKMHRRSHELSGGEQRRVALARALINDPDVVLADEPTGGLDAETGQRMMEMLRDIRQLGKTVLVVTHDRELAMYGDRVIRLRKGRMDDGNGTFNGETGEVAD